A single Ziziphus jujuba cultivar Dongzao chromosome 11, ASM3175591v1 DNA region contains:
- the LOC107403964 gene encoding uncharacterized protein LOC107403964 isoform X1 — MPYLVRENLFIGNIGDAAEILQNGSSEITHILSVLSSVSISFFSEWRSGLTFPTKEIKKVYVGGSQGGSASEDDLGDGSSTSLFTGKLLYSLEYAGKDLKLVRMAVPLRDMESENLLDYLDVCLDFIDKSRKEGSVLVHCFAGVSRSAAIITAYLMRTEHLSQEDAIESLRQSCEFVCPNDGFLDQLKMFEKMGFKVDHASPIYKRFHLKVLGELYNRGERIDSSKFGADPGMPTEFSSEVEAPSVGSNRAIAYRCKKCRRIVALQENVVDHSPGEGETSFEWHKRRGGNPFNKSDEFECSSIFVEPLRWMTGVEEGALEGKLSCVHCEARLGYFNWSGIQCSCGSWITPAFQLHKGRVDIGTV; from the exons ATGCCGTATCTGGTACGAGAGAATCTATTCATTGGCAACATCGGCGATGCGGCGGAGATTCTCCAAAACGGTAGCAGTGAGATAACGCATATTCTATCGGTTCTTAGTTCGGTGTCCATATCGTTTTTCTCTGAATGGCGAAGTGGTCTCACTTTCCctacaaaagaaataaagaaggtTTATGTCGGCGGGTCCCAAGGTGGATCGGCTTCTGAGGACGATTTAGGAGATGGGTCGAGTACTTCATTGTTCACCGGGAAGCTTTTGTACTCGTTGGAATATGCAGGTAAAGATTTGAAGCTTGTGAGGATGGCAGTGCCGCTGAGAGATATGGAGAGTGAGAATTTGTTGGATTATTTGGATGTGTGCTTGGATTTTATTGATAAAAGTAGAAAAGAAGGGTCTGTTCTAGTGCATTGCTTTGCCGGTGTGTCAAGAAG TGCAGCTATTATTACAGCATATCTTATGAGAACCGAGCATCTCTCTCAAGAAG ATGCAATAGAGTCTTTGCGGCAAAGCTGTGAATTTGTTTGCCCAAATGATGGTTTTCTAGATCAG TTAAAGATGTTTGAGAAAATGGGCTTCAAGGTTGATCATGCTAGCCCCATATATAAGCGCTTTCACCTGAAAGTTTTGG GAGAGTTGTACAATCGTGGGGAGAGAATAGACAGTTCTAAATTTGGTGCGGATCCTGGGATGCCTACAGAATTTTCTTCTGAGGTAGAAGCACCAAGTGTAGGAAGTAATCGTGCAATAGCGTACCGCTGCAAGAAATGCCGGCGAATAGTTGCATTGCAGGAGAATGTTGTGGATCACAGTCCAGGTGAGGGTGAAACATCTTTTGAGTGGCACAAGCGAAGAGGTGGCAACCCATTTAACAAGTCTGATGAGTTTGAGTGTTCTTCCATTTTTGTTGAGCCTCTACGGTGGATGACGGGAG TAGAAGAAGGTGCACTGGAGGGCAAGTTATCCTGTGTTCATTGTGAAGCTCGCTTGGGTTACTTCAATTGGTCAGGCATCCAGTGCAGTTGCGGAAGTTGGATCACCCCAGCATTTCAACTTCATAAAGGCCGAGTAGACATCGGCACTGTTTAA
- the LOC107403964 gene encoding uncharacterized protein LOC107403964 isoform X3, which produces MPYLVRENLFIGNIGDAAEILQNGSSEITHILSVLSSVSISFFSEWRSGLTFPTKEIKKVYVGGSQGGSASEDDLGDGSSTSLFTGKLLYSLEYAGKDLKLVRMAVPLRDMESENLLDYLDVCLDFIDKSRKEGSVLVHCFAGVSRSAAIITAYLMRTEHLSQEDAIESLRQSCEFVCPNDGFLDQLKMFEKMGFKVDHASPIYKRFHLKVLGELYNRGERIDSSKFGADPGMPTEFSSEVEAPSVGSNRAIAYRCKKCRRIVALQENVVDHSPGEGETSFEWHKRRGGNPFNKSDEFECSSIFVEPLRWMTGDMFEVI; this is translated from the exons ATGCCGTATCTGGTACGAGAGAATCTATTCATTGGCAACATCGGCGATGCGGCGGAGATTCTCCAAAACGGTAGCAGTGAGATAACGCATATTCTATCGGTTCTTAGTTCGGTGTCCATATCGTTTTTCTCTGAATGGCGAAGTGGTCTCACTTTCCctacaaaagaaataaagaaggtTTATGTCGGCGGGTCCCAAGGTGGATCGGCTTCTGAGGACGATTTAGGAGATGGGTCGAGTACTTCATTGTTCACCGGGAAGCTTTTGTACTCGTTGGAATATGCAGGTAAAGATTTGAAGCTTGTGAGGATGGCAGTGCCGCTGAGAGATATGGAGAGTGAGAATTTGTTGGATTATTTGGATGTGTGCTTGGATTTTATTGATAAAAGTAGAAAAGAAGGGTCTGTTCTAGTGCATTGCTTTGCCGGTGTGTCAAGAAG TGCAGCTATTATTACAGCATATCTTATGAGAACCGAGCATCTCTCTCAAGAAG ATGCAATAGAGTCTTTGCGGCAAAGCTGTGAATTTGTTTGCCCAAATGATGGTTTTCTAGATCAG TTAAAGATGTTTGAGAAAATGGGCTTCAAGGTTGATCATGCTAGCCCCATATATAAGCGCTTTCACCTGAAAGTTTTGG GAGAGTTGTACAATCGTGGGGAGAGAATAGACAGTTCTAAATTTGGTGCGGATCCTGGGATGCCTACAGAATTTTCTTCTGAGGTAGAAGCACCAAGTGTAGGAAGTAATCGTGCAATAGCGTACCGCTGCAAGAAATGCCGGCGAATAGTTGCATTGCAGGAGAATGTTGTGGATCACAGTCCAGGTGAGGGTGAAACATCTTTTGAGTGGCACAAGCGAAGAGGTGGCAACCCATTTAACAAGTCTGATGAGTTTGAGTGTTCTTCCATTTTTGTTGAGCCTCTACGGTGGATGACGGGAG ATATGTTTGAAGTAATCTGA
- the LOC107403953 gene encoding F-box protein At2g32560 isoform X2 — protein MLYFLISCVSFILLSKSFTHKPIKSSWVGKLNLLSTWLWGEISSFLVSWFRKSRIVLASFRVPTSPPLKNMSGSLKVENVEEKERISLLDLPDLTLECIFERLSPVGLCSMAGVCTSLREKCTSDHLWKKHMKQRWDGVLGDAAYREWRSHIASSRRFSLSDQNKKRGLCESLCNLWPLSWIRIRSPKLENSSKARSRLPADSIMGLYLSLESGKFWFPAQVYNRENGHVGFMLSCYDALLSYDSQTDTFQARYSPHARRTIEDNIQWDRLRAPPIDTPPNMLHESDCLHDLKPGDHIEIQWRRNREFPYGWWYGVVGHLESCDGIENRCSCHYSEMVILEFNQYTPGSRWRRTMINRKEHREEGNEADGFYGGIRKLYHQDEISMWKRRWPTRVLD, from the exons ATGCTTTACTTCTTAATCTCCTGTGTCTCCTTCATTCTTCTTTCCAAGTCCTTCACTCACAAACCAATCAAGTCATCATGGGTGGGTAAGCTAAACTTGTTATCTACTTGGCTGTGGGGGGAAATTTCCAGTTTTCTTGTCTCCTGGTTCCGAAAAAGTAGAATTGTTCTGGCTTCTTTTCGAGTCCCTACATCCCCTCCTCTGAAGAACATGAGTGGTAGTTTGAAAGTGGAGAATgtagaagagaaagagaggattTCCCTGCTGGATTTGCCTGATTTGACCTTGGAATGCATTTTTGAGCGGCTTTCGCCAGTCGGGTTATGCAGTATGGCTGGGGTTTGCACTTCTTTGAGGGAAAAATGCACAAGTGATCATCTATGGAAGAAACACATGAAGCAGAGGTGGGATGGGGTGCTTGGTGATGCTGCTTATAGAGAATGGCGGTCACATATAGCCTCAAGCAGGAGATTCAGCCTCTCTGACCAAAACAAGAAGAGAGGTCTTTGTGAGTCTCTTTGTAATCTCTGGCCTCTTTCCTGGATTAGAATTAGATCGCCCAAACTAGAAAACAGTAGCAAGGCAAGGAGTAGATTACCGGCTGATTCCATCATGGGTTtgtacctttcccttgagagtgGCAAGTTCTGGTTTCCAGCTCAGGTCTATAATCGAGAG AATGGTCATGTTGGGTTTATGCTGTCATGCTACGATGCCCTACTTAGCTATGACTCTCAGACTGACACCTTTCAGGCAAG ATATTCTCCTCATGCCCGGAGGACAATAGAGGATAACATACAGTGGGATAGGCTTAGAGCACCACCGATTGATACTCCTCCAAATATGCTTCATGAATCTGATTGTTTACATGACTTGAAACCGGGTGATCATATTGAGATTCAGTGGAGAAGAAACAGGGAGTTCCCTTATG GTTGGTGGTATGGTGTTGTTGGACACTTGGAATCATGTGATGGAATTGAAAATCGCTGCAGCTGTCATTATAGTG AAATGGTGATATTGGAGTTCAACCAGTACACTCCAGGATCAAGATGGAgaagaacaatgataaatagGAAAGAGCATAGAGAAGAAGGCAATGAGGCAGATGGATTTTATGGAGGCATTCGAAAACTTTACCATCAGGATGAGATTTCAATGTGGAAACGGCGTTGGCCTACCAGAGTCCTGGATTAA
- the LOC107403965 gene encoding rhomboid-like protein 20: MNGGPSGFNNAPVTRTFLIACALFTVFFGIQGRSSKLGLSYLDIFGKLRIWKLIMSVLAFSSTPELIFGLYLLYYFRVFERQIGSNKYSVFILFSLTVALLFEVFALALLKDPAANLVTSGPYGLIFASFVPFFFDIPVSTRFRVFGVRFSDKSFIYLAGLQLLLSSWKRSILPGLCGILAGSLYRLNLFRIRRAKFPEFVASFFSRLSWPSVGNPPAAPTRNVVGNAPSYTGHQVERNYPSMPTSTEPPEDSIATLVSMGFDRNAARQALVHARNDVNTATNILLESQSH; the protein is encoded by the exons ATGAACGGCGGTCCATCTGGTTTCA ACAATGCTCCTGTTACAAGAACCTTCCTTATTGCTTGCGCTCTGTTCACCGTCTTCTTCGGGATCCAAGGTCGTTCTTCTAAGCTCGGATTGTCGTATCTG GATATTTTTGGGAAGCTTCGCATTTGGAAGTTGATCATGTCTGTTCTTGCCTTTTCGTCTACGCCAGAACTCATATTTGGATTGTATCTGCTATACTACTTCAGGGTCTTTGAGAGACAAATTGGTTCTAACAAGTACTCG gtctttattttgttttctttgacaGTTGCATTACTCTTTGAGGTCTTCGCTCTTGCACTCCTTAAAG ATCCTGCTGCAAACCTTGTCACTTCTGGACCTTATGGTCTTATATTTGCATCATTTGTACCATTTTTCTTTGACATTCCAGTTTCAACACGTTTTCGTGTATTTGGTGTGCGCTTTTCTGACAAGTCCTTCATTTATCTAGCTGGTCTCCAG CTTCTTTTATCATCCTGGAAAAGGTCTATCTTGCCAGGGCTTTGTGGCATCCTTGCTGGTTCCTTGTATCGCCTGAATCTCTTCCGTATTCGCAGGGCAAAG TTCCCAGAGTTTGTTGCTTCATTCTTTTCACGGCTTTCTTGGCCATCAGTTGGAAATCCACCAGCAGCGCCAACTCGGAATGTTGTGGGTAATGCACCATCATATACAGGTCACCAAGTGGAG AGAAATTACCCTTCAATGCCAACTTCCACAGAGCCACCTGAAGACTCGATTGCCACCCTAGTTTCTATGGGTTTTGACCGGAATGCTGCTAGACAGGCACTTGTGCATGCAAGGAATGACGTCAATACGGCCACAAACATCCTTCTTGAATCGCAGTCCCACTGA
- the LOC107403964 gene encoding uncharacterized protein LOC107403964 isoform X2, which produces MPYLVRENLFIGNIGDAAEILQNGSSEITHILSVLSSVSISFFSEWRSGLTFPTKEIKKVYVGGSQGGSASEDDLGDGSSTSLFTGKLLYSLEYAGKDLKLVRMAVPLRDMESENLLDYLDVCLDFIDKSRKEGSVLVHCFAGVSRSAAIITAYLMRTEHLSQEDAIESLRQSCEFVCPNDGFLDQLKMFEKMGFKVDHASPIYKRFHLKVLGELYNRGERIDSSKFGADPGMPTEFSSEVEAPSVGSNRAIAYRCKKCRRIVALQENVVDHSPGEGETSFEWHKRRGGNPFNKSDEFECSSIFVEPLRWMTGEEGALEGKLSCVHCEARLGYFNWSGIQCSCGSWITPAFQLHKGRVDIGTV; this is translated from the exons ATGCCGTATCTGGTACGAGAGAATCTATTCATTGGCAACATCGGCGATGCGGCGGAGATTCTCCAAAACGGTAGCAGTGAGATAACGCATATTCTATCGGTTCTTAGTTCGGTGTCCATATCGTTTTTCTCTGAATGGCGAAGTGGTCTCACTTTCCctacaaaagaaataaagaaggtTTATGTCGGCGGGTCCCAAGGTGGATCGGCTTCTGAGGACGATTTAGGAGATGGGTCGAGTACTTCATTGTTCACCGGGAAGCTTTTGTACTCGTTGGAATATGCAGGTAAAGATTTGAAGCTTGTGAGGATGGCAGTGCCGCTGAGAGATATGGAGAGTGAGAATTTGTTGGATTATTTGGATGTGTGCTTGGATTTTATTGATAAAAGTAGAAAAGAAGGGTCTGTTCTAGTGCATTGCTTTGCCGGTGTGTCAAGAAG TGCAGCTATTATTACAGCATATCTTATGAGAACCGAGCATCTCTCTCAAGAAG ATGCAATAGAGTCTTTGCGGCAAAGCTGTGAATTTGTTTGCCCAAATGATGGTTTTCTAGATCAG TTAAAGATGTTTGAGAAAATGGGCTTCAAGGTTGATCATGCTAGCCCCATATATAAGCGCTTTCACCTGAAAGTTTTGG GAGAGTTGTACAATCGTGGGGAGAGAATAGACAGTTCTAAATTTGGTGCGGATCCTGGGATGCCTACAGAATTTTCTTCTGAGGTAGAAGCACCAAGTGTAGGAAGTAATCGTGCAATAGCGTACCGCTGCAAGAAATGCCGGCGAATAGTTGCATTGCAGGAGAATGTTGTGGATCACAGTCCAGGTGAGGGTGAAACATCTTTTGAGTGGCACAAGCGAAGAGGTGGCAACCCATTTAACAAGTCTGATGAGTTTGAGTGTTCTTCCATTTTTGTTGAGCCTCTACGGTGGATGACGGGAG AAGAAGGTGCACTGGAGGGCAAGTTATCCTGTGTTCATTGTGAAGCTCGCTTGGGTTACTTCAATTGGTCAGGCATCCAGTGCAGTTGCGGAAGTTGGATCACCCCAGCATTTCAACTTCATAAAGGCCGAGTAGACATCGGCACTGTTTAA
- the LOC107403953 gene encoding F-box protein At2g32560 isoform X1: protein MLYFLISCVSFILLSKSFTHKPIKSSWVGKLNLLSTWLWGEISSFLVSWFRKSRIVLASFRVPTSPPLKNMSGSLKVENVEEKERISLLDLPDLTLECIFERLSPVGLCSMAGVCTSLREKCTSDHLWKKHMKQRWDGVLGDAAYREWRSHIASSRRFSLSDQNKKRGLCESLCNLWPLSWIRIRSPKLENSSKARSRLPADSIMGLYLSLESGKFWFPAQVYNRENGHVGFMLSCYDALLSYDSQTDTFQARYSPHARRTIEDNIQWDRLRAPPIDTPPNMLHESDCLHDLKPGDHIEIQWRRNREFPYGWWYGVVGHLESCDGIENRCSCHYSEDWVGVVAEMVILEFNQYTPGSRWRRTMINRKEHREEGNEADGFYGGIRKLYHQDEISMWKRRWPTRVLD, encoded by the exons ATGCTTTACTTCTTAATCTCCTGTGTCTCCTTCATTCTTCTTTCCAAGTCCTTCACTCACAAACCAATCAAGTCATCATGGGTGGGTAAGCTAAACTTGTTATCTACTTGGCTGTGGGGGGAAATTTCCAGTTTTCTTGTCTCCTGGTTCCGAAAAAGTAGAATTGTTCTGGCTTCTTTTCGAGTCCCTACATCCCCTCCTCTGAAGAACATGAGTGGTAGTTTGAAAGTGGAGAATgtagaagagaaagagaggattTCCCTGCTGGATTTGCCTGATTTGACCTTGGAATGCATTTTTGAGCGGCTTTCGCCAGTCGGGTTATGCAGTATGGCTGGGGTTTGCACTTCTTTGAGGGAAAAATGCACAAGTGATCATCTATGGAAGAAACACATGAAGCAGAGGTGGGATGGGGTGCTTGGTGATGCTGCTTATAGAGAATGGCGGTCACATATAGCCTCAAGCAGGAGATTCAGCCTCTCTGACCAAAACAAGAAGAGAGGTCTTTGTGAGTCTCTTTGTAATCTCTGGCCTCTTTCCTGGATTAGAATTAGATCGCCCAAACTAGAAAACAGTAGCAAGGCAAGGAGTAGATTACCGGCTGATTCCATCATGGGTTtgtacctttcccttgagagtgGCAAGTTCTGGTTTCCAGCTCAGGTCTATAATCGAGAG AATGGTCATGTTGGGTTTATGCTGTCATGCTACGATGCCCTACTTAGCTATGACTCTCAGACTGACACCTTTCAGGCAAG ATATTCTCCTCATGCCCGGAGGACAATAGAGGATAACATACAGTGGGATAGGCTTAGAGCACCACCGATTGATACTCCTCCAAATATGCTTCATGAATCTGATTGTTTACATGACTTGAAACCGGGTGATCATATTGAGATTCAGTGGAGAAGAAACAGGGAGTTCCCTTATG GTTGGTGGTATGGTGTTGTTGGACACTTGGAATCATGTGATGGAATTGAAAATCGCTGCAGCTGTCATTATAGTG AGGATTGGGTTGGAGTGGTTGCAGAAATGGTGATATTGGAGTTCAACCAGTACACTCCAGGATCAAGATGGAgaagaacaatgataaatagGAAAGAGCATAGAGAAGAAGGCAATGAGGCAGATGGATTTTATGGAGGCATTCGAAAACTTTACCATCAGGATGAGATTTCAATGTGGAAACGGCGTTGGCCTACCAGAGTCCTGGATTAA